The genomic region CATGAGTGGGTGCTCGGTTGGGTCAACGCCCATCCGGCTCCGCAGAACGTAGGAGAGCATCTGGCCGGctgcctcggcgtcgttcactgttgtcagctaaCGAGGGGTACCGAGCTGGACGCACCGATGCCATCCACCATGAAGCTTCCGATCTCCATGTCCTTGCGCCACACGCTaacgccgtcgtcgccgaaaAAGAACTTGcgcttgcccttcttctccttcttctcggtGCTGCCGTCCATcgggtcgtcgtcgccgccgttgccgttgccgtcgccgttcGTGGCGGGTGGTgcgtcttcctcgacgtTCATGTAGCCGTAGAACGACGGTGTAACGACACGTGGCCCATCCTCGCCAGCAAAGCCACCGCGCGTGGTGTGAGAGCCAAAGTCGACGACCACAGCCGACACCTcgtctgttgtcagctcagCGTGCTCATGAATAGCTGCCATCGCCGCGTAACACCCAGGGCAGCGCCAAGCCCTCGAAGGCAGTCACGACCCACCTCCGTTGTAGACCAtcttgaggacgagggtaAAAGCACGAAGCAGATGCAATGTGGATGTCGATGAAAGAGTCTTGCACCAAAGGTCGAACGCGAATGACAACCAAACACTGATTATGCCACGTGGAACTTTAAAAAGGCGTGTAATTGATGAAAATAGTTCCGTCGCCGTTCATTCCACTCCCCACGCCATCGCGCTCCAAGTGCTTAGCGTGTATTCAACATGTTTCACAGTAGCACACTAGTCGCCGCCCAACTCCGACAAGACGACAATTCATATCTCCCACTCCCTTTCACCCCTCATCAATCttccgaggccgacgcaTGCCAACCCAGACATGCCTCCAGGTCCGCCCGCGCATCTGCGCCTCTCTGCACTACAGGGAGGCGCATCCATCTTTCCGCCCGTCCTGCCCGAAATGACGCCTGAATCTCTCGCTGCAGCCGCCAACCAGTACAAGCAGCCCGCACCTCCCCCGactctccccctcctccaactcCCCGGACGACATCAGGAACCCTTCCGTCCCGCATCGACCGTGCATGTCGTAGACGACACCGAGTACTCGGACACGGACGGCagtgtcgacgaggacacgAACGCGGTTGCTGGCCCGAGTTGCCCTTTGCACCGGCGTTGGCCAGCTCGTGGCGAGCATGTCTCAGCCTCTAGCGAAGGGGCCCGTACAAAGCGGATGAGCGAGCCAGAACTAGCGCGCGTcgttgacgacgtcggcgtcctcgtgcGCAGAGAGTACGACTGCTGGGTCGAGGCATGTTGGTGCGTGGGCACAGGCGTGCGACAAGCGATGCGAGGTGGCTGATGGCAGGAACGAGGCGTTCCATCACGTCTTCACACACTCGATCCCGGCCTTTATCATCTCGCTGATCCTCGCCGGCGCAAACCCACAGGGCATGCGCAGACAGATTGTACATGGCGGTGCgcagctcgacaagctgTTCATGACCGAGATGCTGCGCAACCTCCATTTTGAGATGGAGCGGCGCCTGACAGGACGGCTTGTTCCAGAAGGGCGGGGCGAAGGTGGTGGGGCGTTGCAGTCCGCTGCAGCAGCCATTGGGGCAGGAGGACTAGGCGCGCAACCACCACCAGGAGCGACACCAGGTTTACCACGTGACGGCGTGTGTACGCACGACCTGGGACTGGCCCACGGTGCGCCGCcggacgatgacgaccaCGCCGCCTGTTTGTGCCAATTGGTCGCGTGTCCGGTGTGTCTACACGCGGCCGTGCGGCAACGAAAAGCGCCAGTGGGGTTGCTACCCGCGAACCTGGCGAACACTCACATTGCAGAGGGATGGGCTGGTGGTATCGAGTCGCCCGAACAAgaacgagcgcggcgcgcagaCACGGACCTAACGCTCGACATTGgcatcgacgaggatgagcggCCTGCCAACATCTCAATGGGCGGAAAGGGGTTCGTGCATATACCGAAGAAGCCAACTCCGCCCGAGATGCGGCGTCCCCAAGTCTTCCCTCATCCACAAATGAccgacgtcctcgccgtcgaggagcatCTCAGGTGGCGACTGAAGGAGCTGGGTGCCGACGACCCGAGCGTCATCTCCCGCTATGGGCCGAGCACGAACGCGCctgccgcgctcgagggactggaggtcgcgctcaggctcgacgaggacgacgacgcgtccgAGACGTCGAGCGTCAACATCCCGAACGGCAAGAACGGGCGTAGAGTCGCGACGGGACGCGCAAAAGGCCGCAACAAGACAGTCAAGTTACCCCccaaggcgctcaagaaACCCGAGCGCAAGGTCTACCTCCCGGAAGAGTgggccaaggccgagtcGGGGGTACGCAACACGGCGATTGTCCTGACGTTTCGCCATTTTGTCAAGCTTCTACACAAGGTCGCCGTGTCCAACTCGCCGTTCCAGTATGCGGGATACGAGAAGGACAttgaggcgctcgaggccgggCACCCAGTCGCGATGTACCGGTGGCTCACGGAGCAGACTGCacggcggcgtggcgggcgcgagggcaaggcgtGGACCGAGTGCATGGACCGGTGGACTGAGGAGTTCGGGGCGCAGGACAAGACTGCCGGCAACGTGTtcgtcaaggacgaggcgtTTGAGGAGGCTGTGCGGTACTATACGCGCGCGATCAGCTTGGATGGCAAGAAGACGGTATATTATACGAaccgcgcgctcgcgctcaacaAGATTGGGCGGTAttccgaggccgaggccgatTGCACGCACATCCTTaacaaggacggcaagaaCGCCAAGGCCATATACCAgcgtgcggcggcgcgcgccggccTCCAGCTGtggcgcgacgc from Cutaneotrichosporon cavernicola HIS019 DNA, chromosome: 2 harbors:
- a CDS encoding uncharacterized protein (protein Coprinopsis cinerea okayama7 130) — its product is MPPGPPAHLRLSALQGGASIFPPVLPEMTPESLAAAANQYKQPAPPPTLPLLQLPGRHQEPFRPASTVHVVDDTEYSDTDGSVDEDTNAVAGPSCPLHRRWPARGEHVSASSEGARTKRMSEPELARVVDDVGVLVRREYDCWVEACWNEAFHHVFTHSIPAFIISLILAGANPQGMRRQIVHGGAQLDKLFMTEMLRNLHFEMERRLTGRLVPEGRGEGGGALQSAAAAIGAGGLGAQPPPGATPGLPRDGVCTHDLGLAHGAPPDDDDHAACLCQLVACPVCLHAAVRQRKAPVGLLPANLANTHIAEGWAGGIESPEQERARRADTDLTLDIGIDEDERPANISMGGKGFVHIPKKPTPPEMRRPQVFPHPQMTDVLAVEEHLRWRLKELGADDPSVISRYGPSTNAPAALEGLEVALRLDEDDDASETSSVNIPNGKNGRRVATGRAKGRNKTVKLPPKALKKPERKVYLPEEWAKAESGVRNTAIVLTFRHFVKLLHKVAVSNSPFQYAGYEKDIEALEAGHPVAMYRWLTEQTARRRGGREGKAWTECMDRWTEEFGAQDKTAGNVFVKDEAFEEAVRYYTRAISLDGKKTVYYTNRALALNKIGRYSEAEADCTHILNKDGKNAKAIYQRAAARAGLQLWRDAEADLKLVLRLNPANDSAKNLLATVKPEVAKLPKQKHEDALNF